One genomic region from Campylobacter concisus encodes:
- the purF gene encoding amidophosphoribosyltransferase: MCAIVGIINSKDAAKTAYYALFSMQHRGQEASGISVCDDGEISTHKGNGLVTEVFNEEILRSLKGDMAIGHNRYATAGKNSGRDAQPIAANYSLGQISIVHNGNLVNKDEVRDELIKDGAIFQTNMDTENIIHLIARNHSEHLQDRIIAALDKIKGAYCLLIQSRHKTFAIRDRWGVRPLSLGRLKDGGYIVASETCAFDLVGASFIRDIRPGEMIVFEHGKSEFQSIQIYDPDPRICAFEYIYFARPDSVIEGKSVYEVRKKMGEVLAKKSKIKADFVVPVPDSGVPAALGYANESKIPFELAITRNHYVGRTFIEPSQEMRNLKVKLKLNPMSSVLKGKSIVVIDDSIVRGTTSKKVVDLLRHAGAKEIHFRVACPELKYPERYGIDTPSFEELISSKKNAEEVREYIGADSLEFLSIDELKESIGNERKYSLVSFDGDYFIK; this comes from the coding sequence ATGTGTGCAATAGTTGGTATTATAAATTCTAAAGATGCAGCAAAAACTGCGTATTATGCGTTATTTTCTATGCAGCATCGTGGCCAAGAGGCAAGCGGCATTAGCGTTTGTGATGATGGAGAAATTTCTACTCACAAGGGTAATGGCCTAGTTACAGAGGTCTTTAATGAAGAAATTTTAAGATCGCTAAAAGGTGATATGGCTATTGGTCACAACCGATATGCAACTGCTGGTAAAAACTCGGGTCGTGATGCTCAGCCAATAGCCGCTAATTACTCTTTGGGACAAATTTCAATCGTCCATAATGGAAATTTGGTAAATAAAGATGAGGTTAGAGATGAGCTTATTAAGGATGGTGCGATATTTCAGACAAATATGGATACTGAAAACATCATCCATCTAATCGCAAGAAACCATAGCGAACACTTGCAGGACCGTATTATCGCAGCACTTGATAAGATAAAAGGTGCTTATTGTCTGCTTATCCAGTCACGCCATAAAACCTTTGCAATAAGAGATCGCTGGGGTGTTAGGCCGCTAAGTCTTGGCAGGCTAAAAGATGGTGGATATATCGTAGCTAGCGAGACTTGCGCTTTTGATCTTGTGGGAGCTAGCTTTATAAGAGATATTAGGCCTGGTGAGATGATAGTTTTTGAACATGGAAAAAGTGAGTTTCAAAGTATCCAAATTTATGATCCAGATCCTAGAATTTGTGCATTTGAATATATCTATTTTGCTCGCCCAGATAGCGTGATAGAAGGTAAAAGTGTCTATGAAGTTAGAAAAAAAATGGGTGAAGTACTAGCTAAAAAGAGCAAAATTAAAGCAGATTTCGTCGTACCTGTACCAGATAGCGGTGTGCCAGCAGCGCTCGGATATGCAAACGAGAGCAAGATCCCTTTTGAGCTAGCTATCACTAGGAACCACTATGTGGGTAGAACCTTCATCGAGCCAAGCCAAGAGATGAGAAATTTAAAAGTTAAGCTAAAACTTAACCCGATGTCATCGGTTCTAAAAGGTAAAAGTATTGTTGTTATCGATGATAGTATCGTTCGCGGTACTACTTCAAAAAAAGTGGTTGATCTTTTAAGACATGCTGGTGCTAAAGAGATTCATTTTAGAGTCGCTTGTCCTGAGCTTAAATACCCTGAGCGATACGGTATCGATACGCCAAGCTTTGAAGAGTTAATAAGCTCTAAAAAAAATGCAGAGGAAGTAAGAGAATATATCGGTGCAGATAGCTTAGAATTTTTAAGCATAGACGAACTTAAAGAAAGTATCGGCAATGAGCGAAAATATTCGCTTGTAAGCTTTGATGGTGACTATTTCATAAAGTGA
- the dapB gene encoding 4-hydroxy-tetrahydrodipicolinate reductase → MVKIGLYGASGKMAQSIISCLKDEKDATLSIAFSQKNQVENLNSELLTNDFAKFFEACDVIIDFSQKEATVALLNYARTNPKPLVIGTTGLNDEDKNLLHLASGTMPILYAINMSLGVAVLNRLARIASKVLREFDIEIVEQHHRHKKDAPSGTAMTLAGCVAEARDLNLKDVLVTGRAGMVGARSKDEIAVMALRGGDVVGRHTVGFYNDGEFIELNHTATSRATFSKGAIRAAIWLKDQNSGLYSIDDSLGLDD, encoded by the coding sequence TTGGTAAAAATAGGCCTTTATGGTGCTAGTGGAAAGATGGCTCAAAGTATCATTTCTTGTTTAAAAGATGAAAAAGATGCTACTTTAAGCATCGCTTTTAGCCAAAAAAATCAGGTTGAAAATTTAAATAGCGAACTTTTGACAAATGACTTTGCTAAATTTTTTGAAGCATGCGATGTGATAATCGACTTTAGCCAAAAAGAGGCTACAGTAGCACTGCTAAACTACGCTAGAACTAATCCAAAACCACTAGTTATCGGTACGACGGGACTAAATGACGAAGATAAAAATTTACTCCACCTAGCATCTGGAACTATGCCTATTCTTTACGCAATAAATATGAGTTTGGGCGTAGCTGTACTAAACCGCCTTGCAAGGATCGCTTCAAAGGTTTTAAGAGAATTTGACATAGAGATCGTTGAGCAACACCATAGGCACAAAAAGGACGCTCCAAGCGGCACAGCAATGACCTTAGCTGGTTGCGTGGCTGAGGCTAGGGATTTAAATTTAAAAGATGTTTTAGTAACTGGTAGAGCCGGCATGGTAGGGGCTAGGAGCAAAGACGAGATCGCAGTTATGGCACTTCGTGGTGGAGATGTGGTCGGTCGCCACACAGTTGGCTTTTATAATGACGGCGAATTTATTGAGCTAAATCACACCGCAACGAGTAGGGCAACCTTTTCAAAAGGTGCTATCAGGGCTGCCATTTGGCTAAAAGATCAAAATAGTGGCCTATACTCGATAGACGATAGTTTAGGACTTGATGATTAA
- a CDS encoding NAD(P)/FAD-dependent oxidoreductase, with amino-acid sequence MLDLAIIGGGPAGLSAGLYATRGGLKNVVMFEKGEPGGQITSSSEIENYPGQKAPGESGFDFMSTWWKQCSAFGLVHKWANVIGVRKNSDGSFEILLEGGKSEQAKAVIVATGSTPRRAGFKGEDEFFGKGVSTCATCDGFFYKNKEVAVLGGGDTAVEEALYLANICSKVYLIHRRDEFRAAPTTVEKARKNEKIEFITSATIKEALGDKMGLTKIVLDTKNSERVLDVPGIFTFVGLNVNNEILKDENGKFICEMADGGQVKTNLKMQTSLKGLFVAGDIREDAPKQVVVAAGDGAVAALSAMSYIESLH; translated from the coding sequence ATGCTTGATTTAGCAATCATCGGAGGCGGTCCAGCAGGACTAAGCGCCGGACTTTACGCCACTAGAGGCGGACTAAAAAATGTTGTAATGTTTGAAAAAGGCGAGCCTGGCGGTCAGATCACCTCTAGCTCAGAGATAGAAAACTACCCAGGTCAAAAAGCCCCTGGCGAAAGTGGCTTTGACTTTATGAGCACTTGGTGGAAACAGTGCAGCGCATTTGGGTTAGTTCACAAGTGGGCAAATGTCATTGGCGTTAGAAAAAATAGTGACGGTAGCTTTGAAATTTTACTTGAAGGCGGCAAGAGCGAGCAGGCAAAGGCTGTCATCGTAGCAACTGGCTCAACTCCAAGACGTGCTGGCTTTAAAGGCGAGGACGAGTTCTTTGGCAAAGGCGTAAGTACATGCGCGACATGCGATGGCTTCTTTTATAAAAACAAAGAAGTGGCTGTTCTTGGCGGTGGCGATACGGCTGTTGAAGAGGCACTTTATCTAGCGAATATCTGCTCAAAAGTCTATCTTATCCATAGACGTGACGAGTTTAGAGCAGCACCTACGACCGTTGAAAAAGCTAGAAAAAATGAGAAGATCGAGTTTATAACAAGTGCGACTATAAAAGAGGCGCTTGGCGATAAAATGGGCCTAACAAAGATCGTGCTTGATACCAAAAATAGCGAGCGTGTGCTTGATGTGCCGGGAATTTTTACCTTTGTTGGGCTAAACGTAAATAACGAAATTTTAAAAGACGAAAATGGCAAATTTATCTGCGAAATGGCTGATGGTGGACAGGTCAAGACAAACCTTAAGATGCAAACTAGTCTAAAAGGACTATTTGTGGCAGGCGATATTAGAGAAGACGCTCCAAAACAAGTGGTCGTAGCAGCAGGTGATGGCGCAGTGGCTGCACTTAGCGCTATGAGCTACATAGAAAGCTTGCATTAA
- the trxA gene encoding thioredoxin, protein MGKYIELTKENFDVTKEGVALVDFWAPWCGPCRMLAPVIEELAEDFDGKAKICKVNTDEVQDLAVEFGIRSIPTLLFFKNGELVEQMVGAQSKQALTDKLNSLL, encoded by the coding sequence ATGGGAAAATACATCGAACTTACAAAAGAAAATTTTGATGTTACAAAAGAAGGCGTTGCTTTAGTAGACTTTTGGGCTCCATGGTGCGGACCTTGCCGTATGCTAGCTCCAGTGATCGAAGAGCTTGCTGAAGACTTTGACGGCAAAGCAAAAATTTGCAAGGTAAATACTGACGAAGTGCAAGATCTTGCAGTTGAGTTTGGCATCAGATCGATCCCAACATTGCTATTTTTCAAAAATGGCGAGCTAGTTGAGCAAATGGTCGGTGCACAGTCAAAACAAGCCTTAACTGACAAACTAAATTCGCTTCTTTAA
- a CDS encoding YraN family protein produces MGLKEYLFVKSSEDRACEFLQKLGFIILERNFHSKFGEIDIIALSSDKILHFIEVKATSGEYEAEYRLNNAKYIKILKTINFYMMKNEPNRDFQVDLVVIKNENLELIENISL; encoded by the coding sequence TTGGGGCTAAAAGAGTATCTCTTTGTCAAAAGCTCAGAAGATAGGGCATGCGAATTTTTACAAAAGCTCGGTTTTATCATTTTAGAGAGAAATTTTCACTCTAAATTTGGCGAGATCGACATTATCGCACTAAGTAGTGATAAAATTTTACACTTCATAGAGGTAAAAGCAACTAGCGGAGAATATGAAGCAGAGTATAGACTAAATAATGCAAAATATATAAAAATTTTAAAAACTATAAATTTTTATATGATGAAAAATGAGCCAAATAGAGATTTTCAAGTCGATTTAGTTGTCATAAAAAATGAAAATTTAGAACTAATAGAAAATATTAGCTTATAA
- a CDS encoding homoserine dehydrogenase, whose translation MNVAILGVGTVGESVAKILLKNKKLIAARSGEEIVPVIGVVRNLNKKRNAGIPLTDDINSVINRDDIDVFVELMGGVEEPFRVVSEILKRKKAVVTANKALLAYHRYALQNLAKNIPFGFEASVAGGVPIIRALREGLSANHIVSINGILNGTSNFILTSMMDEGSNFKDALKKAQELGYAEADPTFDVGGFDTAHKLLILASIAYGVHGDPEDILIEGIQGITPEDIFFAKDFEYSIKLLAIAKKSEGKVELRVHPALVPQNKMIAKASGVTNAISVVGEVVGETMYYGPGAGGDATASAVISDLIDIARDSKSPMLGYKVPFELNTLELLDRDRIKTKYYFRLKVEDKMGVLAKITNLMSENNLSIDSILQKPKDESEFAVLFFTTHTSLEADVRRTIEILKEQEYIKEEPFMMRIEE comes from the coding sequence ATGAATGTAGCGATATTGGGCGTTGGAACCGTTGGTGAGTCAGTTGCTAAAATTTTACTAAAAAACAAAAAGCTAATCGCAGCAAGAAGTGGCGAGGAGATCGTACCAGTCATAGGAGTGGTCAGAAATTTAAATAAAAAAAGAAATGCTGGCATCCCTTTGACTGACGATATAAATAGCGTTATAAACCGCGATGACATCGATGTTTTTGTCGAACTTATGGGTGGTGTGGAAGAGCCTTTTAGGGTTGTGAGTGAAATTTTAAAGCGAAAAAAAGCAGTCGTGACTGCAAACAAAGCACTTCTTGCCTATCACAGATATGCTTTGCAAAATTTAGCCAAAAATATACCATTTGGCTTTGAAGCAAGCGTGGCTGGTGGCGTGCCGATCATTAGAGCATTAAGAGAAGGCTTGAGCGCAAATCACATCGTTAGCATAAATGGCATACTAAACGGAACTAGTAACTTTATCCTAACCTCGATGATGGATGAGGGTTCAAATTTTAAAGACGCTCTTAAAAAGGCGCAGGAGCTTGGGTATGCCGAGGCTGATCCTACTTTTGACGTGGGTGGTTTTGATACAGCACACAAACTGCTAATCCTTGCTAGCATCGCATACGGCGTGCACGGCGACCCAGAGGATATCTTGATAGAAGGAATACAAGGCATCACTCCTGAGGATATATTCTTTGCAAAAGATTTTGAATACTCGATAAAACTTCTAGCCATCGCCAAAAAAAGCGAGGGCAAAGTCGAGCTACGCGTACATCCAGCACTTGTGCCGCAAAATAAAATGATAGCAAAGGCAAGCGGTGTGACAAATGCGATCAGTGTCGTTGGCGAGGTCGTTGGCGAGACGATGTACTATGGACCTGGAGCTGGTGGCGATGCAACGGCAAGTGCAGTTATCAGTGATCTTATCGACATCGCAAGAGATAGCAAATCGCCGATGCTTGGATATAAAGTGCCGTTTGAATTAAATACGCTTGAGCTGCTTGACCGCGATAGGATAAAGACGAAGTACTACTTTAGGTTAAAAGTCGAAGATAAAATGGGTGTGCTAGCAAAGATTACAAATTTAATGAGCGAAAATAACTTATCGATCGATAGCATACTTCAAAAACCAAAAGATGAGAGCGAATTTGCGGTATTGTTTTTTACGACACATACGAGTCTTGAGGCTGATGTAAGAAGGACAATTGAAATTTTAAAAGAGCAAGAGTATATAAAAGAAGAGCCATTTATGATGAGGATCGAGGAGTAG
- a CDS encoding LL-diaminopimelate aminotransferase: MFDEIRFNTIERLPNYVFAEVNAIKMAARRAGEDIIDFSMGNPEGRTPQHIVDKLCESAQKDKTHGYSASAGIYKLRLAICNWYKRKYGVNLDPDTEAVATMGSKEGFVHLAQAVINPGDVAIVPDPAYPIHTQAFLFAGGSVAKMPLHYNDKFELDENKFFENLIQTIHASSPKPKYVVVNFPHNPTTVTVQKSFYERLVSIAKQERFYVISDIAYADLTFDGYKTPSIFEVDGAKDVAVECYTLSKSYNMAGWRVGFMCGNKRLCAALKKIKSWVDYGMFTPIQVAATVALDGDQSCVEEIRQIYEKRRDVMIEAFAQAGWELKKPSSSMFIWAKLPPKVSHLGSLEFSKQLLTKASVAVSPGIGFGEGGNDYVRLALIENENRIRQAARNIKKYLKEFE; the protein is encoded by the coding sequence GTGTTTGATGAGATAAGATTTAATACAATTGAGCGTTTGCCAAACTACGTTTTTGCCGAAGTAAATGCAATAAAAATGGCTGCACGAAGAGCTGGCGAGGACATCATCGACTTTTCTATGGGTAATCCTGAGGGCAGAACACCACAGCACATCGTCGATAAACTATGCGAAAGCGCGCAAAAGGACAAGACTCACGGCTACTCAGCCAGTGCTGGAATTTACAAGCTCCGCCTTGCCATTTGCAACTGGTATAAGCGAAAATACGGCGTAAATTTAGACCCAGACACTGAAGCAGTCGCCACGATGGGTAGCAAAGAGGGTTTTGTTCACTTAGCTCAAGCTGTGATAAACCCAGGCGATGTGGCTATCGTGCCTGACCCTGCTTATCCGATACACACGCAAGCGTTTTTATTTGCTGGCGGAAGTGTCGCAAAGATGCCACTTCACTACAATGATAAATTTGAGTTAGATGAGAATAAATTTTTTGAAAATTTGATCCAAACGATACACGCAAGCTCGCCAAAACCAAAATACGTAGTCGTAAATTTCCCGCACAATCCAACGACCGTGACAGTGCAAAAGAGCTTTTACGAGCGCCTTGTAAGCATTGCAAAACAAGAGAGATTTTATGTCATATCTGACATCGCCTACGCTGATCTTACATTTGATGGCTACAAAACGCCAAGTATCTTTGAAGTAGATGGCGCAAAAGACGTTGCAGTCGAGTGCTACACACTTTCAAAAAGCTATAACATGGCTGGCTGGAGAGTTGGGTTTATGTGCGGAAATAAAAGGCTTTGTGCAGCACTTAAAAAGATAAAATCATGGGTTGATTACGGCATGTTTACGCCGATACAGGTGGCTGCCACAGTCGCACTTGACGGCGATCAAAGCTGCGTTGAAGAGATACGCCAAATTTATGAAAAAAGAAGAGATGTGATGATAGAGGCCTTTGCTCAGGCTGGTTGGGAGCTTAAAAAACCAAGCTCTAGTATGTTTATTTGGGCGAAACTACCACCAAAAGTTAGCCATTTAGGTAGTCTTGAGTTTTCAAAGCAGCTTCTTACAAAGGCATCAGTCGCAGTTAGTCCGGGTATTGGTTTTGGCGAGGGCGGAAACGACTATGTGCGTCTAGCTCTTATCGAAAACGAAAATAGAATAAGACAAGCAGCTAGAAATATAAAAAAATATTTGAAAGAATTTGAATGA
- a CDS encoding phosphatidylglycerophosphate synthase translates to MNELENLKEIGIKEISRKTHIEPTFLQYIFDKNFEKLSRLNIRGYAKILQREYNVDLSELLAEYDAFMQENTPDESHKTKVTPKISSYTPKDITIQKQSGSGGGGFLFWLIILAIIAGGTYHFDAYKYIENFLSFLNDENKSVSYSQSSIVNEVKKNIIDTNITISQNSPKIEANISSVKISAPVEQNVTTSPANMEQNAVKPSMAAQPAPKIEQNITKPLNEAVITPKQRVWIGVINLENGQKISNDTSKSININLDQRQLVVCGNGNIELKIGDKVTKYNPSRPARFLVENGEMKFVSYDEFVELNKGKSW, encoded by the coding sequence ATGAATGAATTAGAGAATTTAAAAGAGATAGGTATAAAGGAAATTTCACGTAAAACGCATATTGAGCCTACATTTTTACAATATATTTTTGATAAAAATTTTGAAAAATTATCACGTTTAAATATTAGGGGCTATGCCAAAATTTTACAACGTGAATATAATGTTGATTTGAGCGAGTTACTAGCTGAATATGATGCCTTTATGCAAGAAAATACTCCAGATGAGAGTCACAAAACTAAAGTTACTCCAAAAATTTCTTCTTACACTCCAAAAGATATTACCATACAAAAACAAAGCGGTAGTGGCGGCGGTGGATTTTTATTTTGGCTCATCATTTTAGCTATTATCGCTGGTGGGACATATCATTTTGATGCTTACAAATATATCGAGAATTTTTTATCGTTTTTAAATGACGAGAATAAAAGCGTGAGCTATTCGCAGTCAAGCATAGTAAATGAGGTGAAGAAAAATATCATCGATACAAATATCACCATCTCTCAAAATAGCCCTAAAATAGAGGCAAACATATCAAGTGTGAAAATTTCAGCTCCAGTTGAGCAAAATGTGACAACAAGTCCTGCAAACATGGAGCAAAATGCTGTAAAGCCAAGCATGGCAGCTCAGCCAGCTCCTAAGATAGAACAAAATATTACAAAGCCACTAAATGAGGCGGTCATCACACCAAAACAACGCGTCTGGATAGGCGTCATTAACCTTGAAAATGGTCAAAAAATATCAAACGACACAAGTAAAAGCATAAATATAAATTTAGACCAAAGGCAGCTCGTAGTTTGCGGAAATGGCAACATTGAGCTAAAGATCGGCGATAAGGTGACAAAATACAATCCAAGTCGCCCGGCTAGGTTTTTAGTAGAAAATGGAGAGATGAAATTTGTGAGTTATGATGAGTTTGTAGAACTTAACAAGGGCAAATCTTGGTAA
- the rlmB gene encoding 23S rRNA (guanosine(2251)-2'-O)-methyltransferase RlmB: protein MIIYGKQLFLHILNKRPQILEEIYLSKECDKKLFSKICGTGKKIIRVDNQKAQSLARGGNHQGFLANVSEFEFSDIAELKKLNFIAILYGISDVGNIGAIARSAYALGCEGLVIVAKSINMQGVLRSSSGAAYEIPIAIFEDGLSLLNELKQFGFKIYATASDGKNVKEMRFAGKRALVMGSEGEGIPQKALAKCDECIGIKLKEGWDSLNVSAAFAIICDRMIDE from the coding sequence ATGATAATATACGGAAAACAACTATTTTTACATATTTTGAACAAGCGACCACAGATATTAGAAGAGATATATCTCTCAAAAGAGTGTGACAAAAAACTCTTCTCTAAAATTTGTGGCACAGGCAAAAAAATTATTCGCGTGGATAATCAAAAAGCGCAGTCTTTAGCTCGCGGTGGAAACCATCAAGGTTTTTTAGCGAATGTTAGTGAGTTTGAATTTTCAGACATTGCTGAGCTTAAAAAGCTAAATTTTATCGCCATTCTTTACGGCATAAGCGATGTTGGCAATATTGGTGCTATCGCTAGAAGTGCCTATGCTCTAGGCTGCGAAGGTCTTGTAATAGTAGCAAAAAGCATAAATATGCAAGGCGTTTTAAGATCAAGTAGTGGCGCTGCCTATGAGATACCAATAGCGATTTTTGAAGACGGACTTAGTTTGTTAAATGAACTAAAGCAATTTGGTTTTAAAATTTATGCAACAGCAAGTGATGGCAAAAACGTAAAAGAGATGAGGTTTGCTGGTAAAAGAGCTTTGGTGATGGGCTCAGAAGGCGAAGGCATACCGCAAAAAGCTCTAGCAAAGTGTGATGAGTGTATTGGTATAAAGTTAAAAGAGGGCTGGGACTCCTTAAATGTAAGTGCAGCTTTTGCAATAATTTGTGACAGGATGATAGATGAATGA
- the rsmI gene encoding 16S rRNA (cytidine(1402)-2'-O)-methyltransferase, giving the protein MLYFIPTPIGNLEDISLRAIRILRECEIAICEDTRVCKSLVNLLNERFDASINISKFIPLHTHNEDDFFTNLSDDFFSKNVAYMSDAGMPGISDPGVSLVRYAQKNNIEYEILSGANAALLSVVASGLCDKEFVFLGFLPNTGRDRSLAIQNALNLAYPAVIYESPKRILDLVQSIANLEPEREIFAIKEATKKFESKIKDSAKNLVQILEKANLSGEWAIVISKSNKTATQNITKDEILLLDLAPKVKAKLLNKITGEDVKKIYDELAKA; this is encoded by the coding sequence TTGCTCTACTTTATTCCTACTCCAATAGGAAATTTAGAAGATATCTCGCTTCGTGCGATTAGAATTTTGCGTGAATGCGAGATAGCTATCTGTGAAGATACAAGAGTCTGCAAAAGTCTTGTAAATCTACTAAACGAACGCTTTGACGCAAGTATAAATATATCAAAATTTATTCCACTTCACACTCATAACGAAGATGACTTTTTCACAAATTTAAGTGATGATTTTTTTAGTAAAAATGTAGCCTACATGAGCGATGCTGGTATGCCAGGTATCAGTGATCCAGGCGTTAGCCTAGTAAGATACGCTCAAAAAAATAATATCGAATATGAAATTTTAAGTGGAGCAAATGCCGCACTTTTAAGTGTAGTTGCAAGCGGACTTTGTGATAAAGAATTTGTCTTTTTAGGCTTTTTACCAAATACTGGTAGAGATAGGTCCTTGGCTATTCAAAATGCTCTAAATTTAGCCTATCCAGCCGTTATTTACGAAAGCCCAAAACGCATACTAGACTTAGTACAAAGTATCGCAAATCTAGAGCCTGAGAGAGAAATTTTTGCCATAAAAGAGGCCACAAAAAAATTTGAGAGTAAGATTAAAGATAGTGCTAAAAATTTAGTCCAAATTTTAGAAAAAGCAAATTTAAGTGGAGAGTGGGCGATTGTCATCTCAAAAAGTAACAAAACAGCCACTCAAAATATCACAAAAGATGAGATACTTTTGCTTGATCTTGCTCCAAAAGTAAAAGCAAAATTGCTTAACAAAATAACTGGAGAAGATGTAAAAAAGATATATGATGAACTTGCGAAAGCTTAA
- the rpmE gene encoding 50S ribosomal protein L31, translating into MKKDIHPEYVDCTVTCACGNTFKTKSNKSEIRIDICDKCHPFFTGSEKIVDSAGRVEKFKKKYAQK; encoded by the coding sequence ATGAAAAAAGATATCCATCCAGAATACGTAGATTGCACTGTAACTTGTGCTTGCGGAAACACTTTTAAAACAAAGTCAAACAAAAGCGAGATCAGAATTGACATTTGCGACAAGTGCCACCCATTTTTCACAGGCAGCGAAAAGATAGTTGATAGTGCTGGTCGTGTTGAGAAATTTAAGAAAAAATACGCTCAAAAATAA
- a CDS encoding 16S rRNA (uracil(1498)-N(3))-methyltransferase, with protein MKFLYDKNAGNESLKIVNEAFLHLKARRMQAGERMSVRNLRDFKEYIYEIDEIDRRSASLSLVFASLNGEQKFDFTIAWAIVDPKTIEKTLPFLNELGVGKIAFVYTKFSQANFKIDIERLNYINALSCEQCGRTSLMEFEVYKNLDELMSVYKNISAINFGGKSLNEKKGDELLIIGPEGGFSEDEMAKFKNIYCLNTKNILRSQTAVISVAAKFLA; from the coding sequence ATGAAATTTTTATATGATAAAAATGCAGGTAATGAAAGCTTAAAGATAGTAAATGAAGCTTTTTTGCACCTAAAAGCTAGAAGAATGCAAGCTGGTGAGCGAATGAGTGTTAGAAATTTACGAGATTTTAAAGAGTATATTTATGAAATTGATGAGATTGATAGGCGAAGTGCGAGCTTAAGTCTTGTCTTTGCTAGCTTAAATGGTGAGCAAAAATTCGACTTTACGATCGCTTGGGCTATCGTCGATCCAAAGACGATTGAAAAGACATTGCCATTTTTAAACGAACTTGGCGTTGGTAAAATAGCTTTTGTCTATACTAAATTTTCTCAGGCAAATTTTAAGATAGATATCGAGAGGCTAAACTACATAAATGCTCTCTCTTGCGAGCAGTGTGGGCGAACTTCACTAATGGAGTTTGAAGTTTATAAAAATTTGGACGAGCTAATGAGTGTTTATAAAAATATCTCAGCTATAAATTTTGGCGGTAAGAGCTTAAATGAGAAAAAAGGTGATGAGCTTTTAATAATTGGTCCAGAGGGTGGATTTAGCGAGGATGAGATGGCTAAATTTAAAAATATCTACTGCCTAAATACTAAAAATATTTTAAGATCACAGACTGCGGTTATCTCAGTAGCGGCAAAATTCCTGGCTTAA
- a CDS encoding 6-pyruvoyl trahydropterin synthase family protein: MIIRKLFRFENAHIVRFCSSKRCRTSIHGHSYVAEILLSSNFLDNAGMVYDFGLMKQNIKTIIDSFDHATTIFSGDNVEYKNDLKKHSARWIEIPLNPSAEQFCRIFFVLIERLLELSVMNNGEREVKLHSIIVHETDTGYAQCFKEDAINAQMGEIKLDEIKFSDAIIEEWEDKNLFEKMKNRLKIEIPKDV, translated from the coding sequence ATGATTATTAGAAAGCTTTTTAGATTTGAAAATGCACATATTGTGAGATTTTGCAGCTCAAAGCGTTGTAGGACTAGTATCCACGGACACAGCTATGTGGCTGAAATTTTACTTAGCTCAAATTTTCTTGATAACGCCGGCATGGTTTATGATTTTGGCTTAATGAAGCAAAACATAAAAACGATCATTGATAGTTTTGACCACGCTACGACAATATTTTCAGGCGATAATGTTGAGTATAAAAATGATCTAAAAAAGCACTCGGCAAGATGGATCGAGATCCCACTAAATCCAAGTGCAGAGCAGTTTTGCCGCATATTTTTTGTACTCATAGAAAGACTACTTGAGCTTAGTGTGATGAACAACGGTGAGCGTGAAGTGAAGCTTCATAGCATTATCGTGCATGAGACTGATACAGGCTATGCACAGTGCTTTAAAGAGGACGCCATAAATGCGCAAATGGGCGAGATAAAGCTAGATGAGATAAAATTTTCAGATGCTATCATAGAAGAGTGGGAAGATAAAAATTTATTCGAGAAAATGAAAAATAGGTTAAAAATAGAAATTCCAAAGGACGTTTGA